In Glycine max cultivar Williams 82 chromosome 4, Glycine_max_v4.0, whole genome shotgun sequence, the genomic stretch GTTCAAACATTTGGACAGAGGAATCATGTGTGCTTGAAAGAGGGCTCAATCACCATTCCTCCGTATGCTCCACCACAGAAAATGCACACACACCTAATTCCTGAAAAGACTCCCAGGTCCATTTTTGTTTACTTCCGAGGACTGTTTTATGATGTTGGAAATGACCCTGAAGGTGGATACTATGCAAGGTATGTCTTATTTATTACAACTCACAAATGTAAAGGAGGGGTGGACATGTGAggcttttcatttatttttgcaGCATGTCTGGTTAAGACCACTAACTTGCatccttttattaaaaatgcaAGGAGCACTCTGACATATAATTTATACAGGGGTAAAATGTATTTAAGGCTCACATTTtggtcataattatttttaatttcaatatttttaaaaacagtgGTTTTGATCCTTGTATCTAAAAATGTGGTGGATTTCATTCCTGGTCAAGTCAAAATAAAGCATAGGGTTAGAGATGAAATCCACAACATTTCAGAAATATGAGAATTAAAACCACCAATTTTAAGGTGTAGGGACTAAAATGAATTTTGACCAAATCGTGAGGGACCTATAACACATTCTACCCTTTATATAATTATGGCATTAAGTAGTTATTGAAACTAGCCAAGCATAATTAGATTAACTACATTCACAACCTAGTTGGTTCTTTCTAATATTGTAATATAAGCATGCATGAAGTTTGGTTCCATGTCTTGATATaccaaaacaaatgacaaaaaATGATCCTGAAAGCTCAAACTGACTGTACTTTGGTATCTTATAGAGGTGCCAGAGCAGCAGTGTGGGAGAACTTTAAGGACAATCCACTGTTTGACATTTCCACTGAGCATCCAACAACATATTACGAGGATATGCAACGAGCAGTGTTCTGTTTGTGTCCACTTGGATGGGCCCCTTGGAGCCCAAGACTGGTTGAAGCTGTGGTATTTGGCTGCATCCCAGTTATCATTGCAGATGATATTGTGCTGCCATTTGCTGATGCAATCCCATGGGAAGAGATAGGTGTATTTGTTGATGAGAAGGATGTCCCTCAGTTAGATACTATACTCACATCTATTCCACCAGAAGTTATCTTGAGGAAACAGAGATTGCTTGCCAACCCTTCTATGAAGCAAGCTATGCTGTTCCCACAACCAGCGCAACCAGGAGATGCTTTCCATCAAGTTTTAAATGGCCTTGCACGTAAATTGCCACACGACAGAAGTGTATTCTTGAAACCAGGGGAGAAGGCCTTGAATTGGACTGCTGGCCCTGTGGGGGACCTTAAACCTTGGTAGCATAGCAGTTATAACAGTTTTCAGAGGCAATTAGGATTCTTTACATATTTTGGTCTATACTTGCAAGTGTTCATAGGTGGGGTTGGAAATTGAGATGCTGGTTTTTGTTGACattgtaaatttgattttgtttttctcaGACCATTCATTAGATCCTTTAATGTCCATTTTGCAGCTTTATTGCTCTTATGGTATACACTTTTACTTGTGCTGTAGGagttgttttctttgtttactGCATATGCTAGAATTTGTGACCTAAGATGCACCAAAACAGGGATGGGGACATATACGGAGACAGGAATGGGAAATGACAAATCTAGAAATTTCAAGATACGGGTACAGCTAGGAAacgacaaatatttttaatattttttattatttaaaaaaaagttgaaaaattaaaaaaacatgagaaataaGTAGCAATACTACCATATTATTCCTTTATTCTGCTCTATTATCATATGGACAAATTTTTGGGTATTTATTATCATGTTATTTTCTTGCTTTATGTATGaatcctttattttcttttattatatgattGTACTTTGTTTCTAGATCATTTCAATGGATGACTCCtgtattattcattttaaacaTTGTCATTTTGATAACTGTCAATTCCCCAATATGCTAGGTTATTTCGAACCAAACATTTTAGTTGGAGAATACTCATATTAAaagcacacaaaaataaaacttagaaaaccaaaaaatttcTAAGAGCAATAAGAGCAGCCCTCATTCTTTGCCCATGTTCCCTGTGTCTCCTTATTAACAACaaagaaaatctaaaaaaaaaaaaagaaattcgaAGACAGAGTGAAAGCAGACTTGGACCTGGCAGGTGGTTCGGTCTCGCCGTGTTCCCACCATGTCAACCTGCACTTCACCAGCTTCGCGCACGTGGTTCTTTTGCTCATGTATGTGGTATGTCATCGTCGCACAACCTTCTGGAGTGCAGTTCTCTTGTTGATGCTGGCTTGTGCCGTTGTCGTACGCCGGCACGTCGTGCACATAGTCGAACTTCCGGTCCGCGCTCTCCACTAGTGCGCGGAAGGTCTGCAATTGACTGGTGATGGTGGTTCAAAAGAGTGAAATCGACTACACTCAAAGCAGTAAATATTTCTCGGAAGACccaatttaaatttgtgttttttctttttttttttttaattttggactGTGGGGACGCGCATGTAGGCCACCGCCATCCCCACGAAAGGCCACTACCATCCCCGTCTTGGTCAGCCATATCCAAGAAGTCAACGTCATCCCCAGGCTGTCCCTTTGCCATACccattgtgacaccctctactccacacatatatgtactaataataaaagaaataagaatgc encodes the following:
- the LOC100800085 gene encoding probable beta-1,4-xylosyltransferase IRX10L; this encodes MDFWKVGLLSLLCAASAFAIGAVELGRHQPTERISGSAGDVLEDDPVGRLKVFVYELPSKYNKKILQKDPRCLNHMFAAEIFMHRFLLSSPVRTLNPEEADWFYTPVYTTCDLTPNGLPLPFKSPRMMRSAIQLISSNWPYWNRTEGADHFFVTPHDFGACFHYQEEKAIERGILPLLQRATLVQTFGQRNHVCLKEGSITIPPYAPPQKMHTHLIPEKTPRSIFVYFRGLFYDVGNDPEGGYYARGARAAVWENFKDNPLFDISTEHPTTYYEDMQRAVFCLCPLGWAPWSPRLVEAVVFGCIPVIIADDIVLPFADAIPWEEIGVFVDEKDVPQLDTILTSIPPEVILRKQRLLANPSMKQAMLFPQPAQPGDAFHQVLNGLARKLPHDRSVFLKPGEKALNWTAGPVGDLKPW